The genomic interval AAAGAATCTCTCTTGCATTTGTGGGATTCACACTGCCTCCATAAAGTAGCGGGGCACTTGTAAATGTAGCAAGCATCGAGTGAGTAGATTCTATTTGTTCTAAAGTCGCACTTTCACCTGTGCCAATAGCCCAAATAGGTTCATATGCAATAATAAGCTTAGGATAAGTGATGTCAATACCATCTAATTGTGCACCTAGAAAGTCTTTGAGCGCATTTTTACCCTTTTGTCGCATACTCAAGGGCTCACCAATGCAGTAATATATTTCAAATCCTGCTTCTGCATAGAATCTAAATTTTTTATTAATAAAATCTTGATTTTCACCAAAAAGTGTCCTACGTTCGCTATGCCCAATAATAAGGCGATTAATATTAAATTCTTGGAGTTGGCTTAGTCCAATCTCGCCCGTGAATCCCCCATTTTGTGCAAAATACGCATTTTGTGCGCCGATATGAAAATGCTTAAAATTATTCGTAAGTAATGCCGTATGAGAAGGAAAAATATCTACTTGAAGATGAGATGATGTTTGCATATCTGTGAGTATAGAATCTAGCTCTTTTGCAAAGGTAGCAACTTGAATGCGTGTGAGATTTGCCTTGAAATTACCAGCAATGATAGTCATAATATCCTCTCTTTAATTAATAAAGTATAAAAACAAAATTGTATCTTAAAGTTTTAAAGGTTTCAATTTAGACTTTATTTTAGATAATTTTTATTTTTAAATAATTATAATTAATAACTATATTTTATTAAAATTAAAAAAAGTATAGTTTCAATATTATCAATTAAGGAGAGGTTATGAAAACATATTTAGGAGTTTTGCTTGCCTTTAGTGTAATGCTCCAAGCTAATGATATGGTTTATGATAGTGCGCTTATTAAGAAAGCTAAAGAAGCAGGGCTTGTATCAATGCCTAGTGGGAAAAAGCTTAAGGATATCCAAATTCAAAAAGCCAAAGAATCTAAACTTGCAGAGGCTTATCCAAACAAAATGACAAAAGAACAAATTGAATTAGGCAAAAAGTTGTATTTTGACCCTCGTATTTCTAGTTCTAATCTTATTTCTTGTAACACTTGTCATAATGTGGGACTTGCAGGTGTAGATATTGTGCCTGCAGCTATTGGGCATAAATGGACCCACAATCCCTCTCATTTAAATTCTCCAACGGTGTATAATTCTGTGTTTAATAGTGCGCAATTTTGGGACGGGCGCTCTGCACATTTGGGAGACCAAGCTCAAGGACCAATCCAAGCTGCACCTGAAATGAATGCTCAACCCAAAGTTGTTGTTGCTAAGATTACTTCAATTCCAGCATATGTTGAGGAATTTAAAAAAGCTTATGGTAAAGATGTAAAGATTGATTTTAAACTCATTGCTGATACAATCGCAATGTTTGAGCATACTTTAGTTACACCTGCTCGTATTGATAAGTTTTTAGACGGAAGCTCAAGGGCTTTAAACAAGGAAGAGCAAGAGGGTTTAAATATCTTTATTAATAAAGGTTGTGCTGCTTGCCATAATGGAGTGAATCTTGGTGGTTCAATGCAGGCTTTTGAAGTGGCAAAGAGTTATAAATATAGAAAAGTTGGTGGCTTTGCAGGAAATAAACAAGGTTTGGTGAAAACACCTACATTGCGCAATGTAATGGAAACAATGCCTTATTTTCATAATGGGCAATTTTGGGATATAAAAGATGCCATTAAAGAAATGGGAGGAATACAGCTTGGCGTAAAAATTAGTGATGATGAGGCAAAAAAAATTGAAAGCTTTTTCAATACTCTTACAGGGGATAAACCTCAAATTATTTATCCTATGCTTCCAGCTGTAACAAATAAAACTCCAAAACCTACTTTTAGATAATTTGCAGACATTTAAGATTCTACTTACTAGTGTAGAATCTTAAATGATTTTACAACATTTGCAAATACAATATTTTTCAGTTATGATTTCGCATTTTACCTCTCTAGCAAAGTGAGTTTAGATGAATACTTTGAGCGTTATTGATACTTTTGGGTTTTTTTTTCGGAGTTTTTACGCCCTGCCACCATTAAAAAATAAGGAAGGATTCCCTACAGGACTACTTGTAGGATTTTGTAATTTATTACAATCCCTTTATAAAGACCCCTCTTGCACTTATTTAGCATTTGCACTTGAGGGTGGAGGCGAGAATAAAAGAAGGCAAATTTATGATGCTTATAAGCGCAATCGCCAACCTCCACCACAAGAACTACTAATGCAGCTTCCTATTGCGATTGAATGGATTGAAAAAATGGGCTTTTTGAACATTAGCATTGAGGGCTATGAGGCTGATGATGTGATTGCCTCAATTAATAAAGTTGCTAATGCACAAAATATTGTTGTGCGTATTATTAGCCACGATAAAGATCTTTACCAGCTTATTGATGAGAATACTTATATTTATGATCCTATTGGAAAAAGGGATATACGAGAGGCTGAGTGCTTATACAAATATGGTGTAAATCCTAAAAACTTTATAGATTATCAAAGTCTTGTTGGGGATACGAGCGATAATATTGTAGGTATTAAAGGCATAGGAGCAAAAAGTGCTCAAAAACTCATTACGCACTTTGGCAGTATTGAATCTCTGTATGAGCGTGAAAGTGAGCTAGAAGAGGTTGTTACACCGCGTATTGCTCATCTTTTACGTGAAGGAAAGAACAATGCCTTTTTAAGCAAAAAGCTTGTAACACTTTATGATGATTTACTTGAAAATATTGATTTGAGTAAGTGTTTGATGCCAGAGAGCAATCCTATGCTTAAAATTTTAGATGAGCTTAAAAAATATGATTTGAAAAATATTATTTCCAAAGTGCAATCTCCACACGAACGATACGCGCAAAAAAGAAGTGCGCAAAAAGGTATAGGTTCGCTCAATGATATGCCCGATGTGATAGAATCTTCTTCATCTGCGCAAAGTTTTAGCTTTAAGGCACATTTACTTGATAATTTTACGGCTTTAGAAGCTGTGCTTGATTCTATCCCTAGTGGTGCGAAGATAGGGTTTGACTGCGAAAGCGATAGTTTAAATATGCAAGAAGCAAATTTAGTTGGATTCTCATTTTGTTTTGATGGAGAGAATGCTTATTATGTGCCAGTAGGGCATCATTATTTGGGTGTAGGGTGTCAGCTTACACATACTCAAGCAAAAATAGCTTTAAAGCGTATTTTTACATATCCACTTATTGGACATAATCTTAAATTTGATTTGAGTCTTATTTTTCACACTTTAGAGTTAGAGCACACAGGGGAAATTTATGATAGTATGATTTTAGGGTGGCTTTATGATAGTATTGCACCTATAGGGCTTGATAAGCAAATGCTTAAATGGTTTAATCATACAATGATTAGCTTTGATTCTGTGGTGGCAAAAGATGAAAATTTCTCACAAGTAAATATTGCTGCAGCTACACAATATGCAGCAGAAGATGCCATTGCAACCTTTAGGCTGTATCATAGGTTAGAAGAAGTATTTTATAAGCGTGAATGGAGTAGCATACTTGAACTTGCAAATAAGCTTGAATATCCTTTTATTAAAGTGCTTCTCGCAATGGAATGTGAGGGGATTAAAGTAGATATTCCACTTTTGGAATCTCTCAAAGAAAAAGCGAGTGAGCATATTTCGCAACTGAGTGCACAGATTTTTGAACTCTGTGGAGAGACTTTTAATCTCAACTCTCCTCAACAGCTCGCACACATACTTTTTAATCGTCTTGGATTGAAGGCAGGACGCAGTGTTAAAGGTGGATTAAGCACCGATGAGCGAACACTTCTTGCGATTATTGATGCCCACCCTGTAATTGCGCTTATTCTTGACTATCGTGAAGTAAATAAACTTAAAAGCACTTATATTGAGCCATTACTTCGTTTTGGTAGCGCAAATGATAAACATAGAATCTATACATCATTTCTTCAAAGTGGCACTGCCACAGGGCGATTGAGCTCCAAATCTCCAAATCTCCAAAATATCCCTGTGCGGCGAGAGGAGGGGCGCAAAATTCGTCAAGCCTTTATCAGTAAAGAAGGACATAGCCTTATTAGTATTGATTATTCGCAAATTGAATTGCGACTTTTGGCACATTTTTGCAAAGATTCTTCACTTATAGAATCTTTTAAACAAGATAAAGACATTCATTTTGAGACTGCTGCACGACTTTTTGGGGTAGAGTTAGCCGCGCAAAAACGTGCCATTGCTAAATCTATTAATTTTGGGCTTATCTATGGTATGGGGAGTAAAAAGCTTGCTCAAACATTGCAAATCTCACTTAAAGAAGCAAAAAACTATATAGAGAGTTATTTTGCGCTTTTCCCTACTATAAAGAATTTTTTAAATGCTCAAAAGGAATTTTTGCTTGAAAATGGATATTCGCAGACATTGCTTGGGCATCGGCGATATTTTGACTTTAAAAATGCTACGGATTTTATGAAAGCAAACTTTTTACGTGAGGGGATAAATTCTATTTTTCAAGGGAGTGCGGCAGATTTGATTAAGCTCTCAATGTGTGAGATTCACAAGCGATATGGACATAGTGATTTTAAAATGCTTTTGCAAGTGCACGATGAGCTTATTTTTGAAGCCCCACAAGAAAAAGCACATATTTATGCACAAGAGGCAGCGCAGATTATGAATCATATCTATGAGCTTGAAGTGCCGCTTAAATGCGGTATCTCCATAGGCAAAAATTGGGCAGAGCTTAAGTAGATTCTCTAAAATTACACACTTTGAGTGAAGTAAATCCTTACCCTTAAGGATTCTATAAAGAAGTATGGAATATCATACGCGAATATATGGGGGCAAAGAGTTATTTGCTTGGAGCGGGAGGCATAAATGGCTCATATAGATAAAAAGATAGAATGCTTAGGAACATCTTTTCTTTGTAATGAATTATATGAAGTAAAGCTCAAACACGACAAAAGACAAGAAGTTGTTTTTAGGGCTATTCAAATTTCTCGGGATAGATTGGGCAATAAACTTGCTTATCTCAAGCCAAGAGCATATTTTGCAAATGGACAATCTGTATGTTTGCAGATGTTTTTGAGCTTTTGTGATTTAAATACACTGCAAGTGTGCGATGAAAAAGAAAAAGAGAGACTCGCACGATTAAAAGAACTCTCTGATATTGACATTAAGTGATTTGGCTATTTTGTAACAATGTTCAAGGTTAAAATGCTAAAATCTCCTCTGGAGCAGCATTACCCCATCGTTTTTGAATATTGAATACCGCACTTTACAAAAATAATATCCTAATATCAAAATAATTTTTTAGTAATGGTTAGGTGTATTATTTGGGTTGTTACTTTGTATTGCTTCAGGCTTTACAGGATATAGGTTACTTTAAGGAAGTAAAAAGAAATACTAAATAATGAATAAATATAGAATCCGCGTGATTTTTGGATAAATACACACTTGGGCTTATTCCAAATGCTCTCTTTTGCGATAAATCAAAATCCCAAAGATTAAAAAGAGTATAAAAGGCAGGATTTCGCACATTGTTTTAAAAGCGGTAAAAAATCCAACATCATAGTTTGCTACTTGCACATAGAGCTTCAAATAATGGCTAATAGGTAAAATTGTGTGCCAAAATGTCGCAAAACTCCCCATAGAATTTACAGGAAAGGTAAGTCCGGCAAAAGCAAAGCTTGGAGCGCAATAAATCGCAGCCACAGCTAAAGCACGCGTATGATCTTTAAAAAGTGCATAGACAAATACCCCCACCCCTGCATAGGCAAAAAAAGTAAGCAATGCCCCAAGATAAAGTGTGATATAACTCCCGCGACATTCAAAGCCAAGAGAATGAAAAAATATCATCATCACTACCCACCATAATGAAAAAATCCCCGCATAGGCAAAAACCTTCGTGAGAATATAGACATATGCGCTGATTCCATCGGGCATTTGACTTTTTTTCCCTTTGACAAAGCCCACATCACTTTCATCGCGTGCTAAAGAATTAATCACACAAATAATAATAAGCATAATCCACGAGCAAGGTAAAATCCCTGTGAGTAGGAATTGTGCATAGCTATTATTGATATTATAAAGTGGGGTGATTTGCATTAAAATAGGTGAGCTTTTCGCTAATGCAGCATCAATATTTTGCGTTTGAATAAGATTTTTGCCAAGTTTTGCTTTGACATTGCTTGTGAGAATGAGTTGCTTAAACGCACCTTCAATGGATTTTGCCACAAGCACAAGCTGTGCGTTGTAATAAATAGGAATTTGGGTAAGCACTCCCTTTTTTGCGTGAGTTTGAAGTCCTTTAGGAAATACGACTACTGCGTAGATTCTAACATTACTTATATCTGACTTTGCTTCTGTGAGGCTTGCATAAGCTTTAGTAACACTCACAGCTGGAATTGCATCAAGGTTGCGCGCAAGTTCTTGGCTTAAAGGGCTTTTGTCTAAATCCACAATGCCAATAGGTGCGCCTCGCACAAAGCT from Helicobacter hepaticus ATCC 51449 carries:
- the polA gene encoding DNA polymerase I, whose amino-acid sequence is MNTLSVIDTFGFFFRSFYALPPLKNKEGFPTGLLVGFCNLLQSLYKDPSCTYLAFALEGGGENKRRQIYDAYKRNRQPPPQELLMQLPIAIEWIEKMGFLNISIEGYEADDVIASINKVANAQNIVVRIISHDKDLYQLIDENTYIYDPIGKRDIREAECLYKYGVNPKNFIDYQSLVGDTSDNIVGIKGIGAKSAQKLITHFGSIESLYERESELEEVVTPRIAHLLREGKNNAFLSKKLVTLYDDLLENIDLSKCLMPESNPMLKILDELKKYDLKNIISKVQSPHERYAQKRSAQKGIGSLNDMPDVIESSSSAQSFSFKAHLLDNFTALEAVLDSIPSGAKIGFDCESDSLNMQEANLVGFSFCFDGENAYYVPVGHHYLGVGCQLTHTQAKIALKRIFTYPLIGHNLKFDLSLIFHTLELEHTGEIYDSMILGWLYDSIAPIGLDKQMLKWFNHTMISFDSVVAKDENFSQVNIAAATQYAAEDAIATFRLYHRLEEVFYKREWSSILELANKLEYPFIKVLLAMECEGIKVDIPLLESLKEKASEHISQLSAQIFELCGETFNLNSPQQLAHILFNRLGLKAGRSVKGGLSTDERTLLAIIDAHPVIALILDYREVNKLKSTYIEPLLRFGSANDKHRIYTSFLQSGTATGRLSSKSPNLQNIPVRREEGRKIRQAFISKEGHSLISIDYSQIELRLLAHFCKDSSLIESFKQDKDIHFETAARLFGVELAAQKRAIAKSINFGLIYGMGSKKLAQTLQISLKEAKNYIESYFALFPTIKNFLNAQKEFLLENGYSQTLLGHRRYFDFKNATDFMKANFLREGINSIFQGSAADLIKLSMCEIHKRYGHSDFKMLLQVHDELIFEAPQEKAHIYAQEAAQIMNHIYELEVPLKCGISIGKNWAELK
- a CDS encoding triose-phosphate isomerase, which encodes MTIIAGNFKANLTRIQVATFAKELDSILTDMQTSSHLQVDIFPSHTALLTNNFKHFHIGAQNAYFAQNGGFTGEIGLSQLQEFNINRLIIGHSERRTLFGENQDFINKKFRFYAEAGFEIYYCIGEPLSMRQKGKNALKDFLGAQLDGIDITYPKLIIAYEPIWAIGTGESATLEQIESTHSMLATFTSAPLLYGGSVNPTNAREILCTPYVNGVLVGSASLNIQSFTDIIRASK
- a CDS encoding cytochrome-c peroxidase; the encoded protein is MKTYLGVLLAFSVMLQANDMVYDSALIKKAKEAGLVSMPSGKKLKDIQIQKAKESKLAEAYPNKMTKEQIELGKKLYFDPRISSSNLISCNTCHNVGLAGVDIVPAAIGHKWTHNPSHLNSPTVYNSVFNSAQFWDGRSAHLGDQAQGPIQAAPEMNAQPKVVVAKITSIPAYVEEFKKAYGKDVKIDFKLIADTIAMFEHTLVTPARIDKFLDGSSRALNKEEQEGLNIFINKGCAACHNGVNLGGSMQAFEVAKSYKYRKVGGFAGNKQGLVKTPTLRNVMETMPYFHNGQFWDIKDAIKEMGGIQLGVKISDDEAKKIESFFNTLTGDKPQIIYPMLPAVTNKTPKPTFR
- a CDS encoding ABC transporter permease, whose translation is MKYKKAYLTHLIHFFRREFNGFVQDRFSLFLCTLAPLLLGLFVWGVFSQSFVRGAPIGIVDLDKSPLSQELARNLDAIPAVSVTKAYASLTEAKSDISNVRIYAVVVFPKGLQTHAKKGVLTQIPIYYNAQLVLVAKSIEGAFKQLILTSNVKAKLGKNLIQTQNIDAALAKSSPILMQITPLYNINNSYAQFLLTGILPCSWIMLIIICVINSLARDESDVGFVKGKKSQMPDGISAYVYILTKVFAYAGIFSLWWVVMMIFFHSLGFECRGSYITLYLGALLTFFAYAGVGVFVYALFKDHTRALAVAAIYCAPSFAFAGLTFPVNSMGSFATFWHTILPISHYLKLYVQVANYDVGFFTAFKTMCEILPFILFLIFGILIYRKREHLE